TGCTGGAACTGTTCCACGTAAATTTATTGCTTTTTCTGGTTGAATGTCATTAATATCATCTGGTCTATAAATAAATTTAAATCCAAGAATTAGTAAAATAATCAACAAAATTCCTGTTGGAATACCCATTGCCATATATTGAAATTGATTAACATCATTCCCAGTAGCTGAAACATAATATCCTATTGCCATTGTTGGCCATACATGTCCAATCGCTGTCATTCCTGAAGAAAGACTAATACAAATTGCAGTTCCCATCATGATCATATTTCCTGTCTTTCCACCTTTTTTTACATTCAATACTTTAAAAATATCTTCTAGGAAAGGCATAAAAGCTACGAAAAGTACAGACGGAGAGACGAATAAACCCATAAATGTAATTGCAGCAAAAAGAAAACACACAAAATACCATGGCCCCTTACGTGCAACTTTATTCGTAATAAAGGATATTGTACATCTTCTTACAAAATTTGTTTTAGAAAGTGGGTATACTAGCATAAATGTAAATAACAAAAATGCTACTGTCGTATTTCCAAATGCTCCTGAAAAAGTTTTGGAAAAACCAAATGTTGGTATAAAACCTAATGCCAGCAAAGTAATCATACTTGGCCAGTCAATAGAAACTCCTATCCACATAATTAACGAACCAAAAAATACTCCTAAAACTTGTAATGCTTCTGAAGATAGCCCCCACATTTCTGGTAAAAATTTAGATCCAATGATACATATTAAAGCTAAAATAAGAAATATAAATTCTTTTAAAATTTTTTTACTCATAATTTATCTCCTTGTTTTCGTATTTTAATAGTTATCTTTTAA
The genomic region above belongs to Fusobacterium simiae and contains:
- a CDS encoding SLC13 family permease — translated: MSKKILKEFIFLILALICIIGSKFLPEMWGLSSEALQVLGVFFGSLIMWIGVSIDWPSMITLLALGFIPTFGFSKTFSGAFGNTTVAFLLFTFMLVYPLSKTNFVRRCTISFITNKVARKGPWYFVCFLFAAITFMGLFVSPSVLFVAFMPFLEDIFKVLNVKKGGKTGNMIMMGTAICISLSSGMTAIGHVWPTMAIGYYVSATGNDVNQFQYMAMGIPTGILLIILLILGFKFIYRPDDINDIQPEKAINLRGTVPAADLKEKIILAVVFLTVFLWVGPSLIKNSFPEIYKTINGWSTAMPPLLGCIILFIIHTDKERILDFKEVTTKGILWGSILMTGAATWLGACLTNSDIGISQWLTSTLSPLSARLPVTGMIVFFMTWAIIQTNFSSNIVTTTVVSAVALSVLTALPVGSVNVATVVCMVGFAAAICNMTPAGQSTINTVAIGSGWTTAKSMFIWGAYIAVAGILILSFITYPLASLLVF